In Nocardia sp. XZ_19_385, the sequence GTCGGCGATGGCGCCGAGCAGCGCGCCCTGCTTGCGCACGATCTCCAGCCACGGCGCGACATCGTCGGTGACCGAACCGCCGGTGACGTTGACCGCGCCCGGCACGAACTCACCGGCGAGGGCGAGCTGCACGGACTTGGCGACATCGGTGCCCGCGCGGTCCTGCGCCTCCGAGGTGGACGCACCCAGGTGCGGGGTCACGACGACCTGCGGCAGGTTGAACAGCGGGCTGTCGGTGCACGGTTCGGTTTCGAACACGTCCAGACCGGCGGCGCGCACATGGCCCGAGGTGATGGCGTCGGCGAGCGCCTGCTCGTCGATCAGCCCGCCGCGGGCGGCGTTGACGATGATGACGCCCTTCTTGGTCTTGGCGATCGTCTCGGCATTGATCATGCCCTTGGTCTCGGGCGTCTTCGGCAGGTGGATGGAGATGAAGTCGGCGCGCTCGAGCACCTCGTCCAGGGTGACCAGCTCGATGCCGAGCTGCGCGGCGCGAGCCGGGGAGGTGTAGGGGTCGTACGCGATGAGCTTGGTCTCGAAGGCGGCCAGGCGCTGGGCGAAGAGCTGGCCGATGCGGCCCAGGCCGATGACGCCGACGGTCTTGCCGAAGATCTCGACACCGTTGAACTTGCTGCGCTGCCAGGTGTGCTCACGCAGGGTGGCGTCGGCGGCGGGAATCTGGCGAGCGGCGGCGAGCAGCAGCGTGACGGCGTGCTCGGCGGCGGTGTGGATGTTGGAGGTCGGGGCGTTGACGACCATGACGCCGCGCTCGGTGGCCGCGGGCACGTCGACATTGTCGAGGCCGACGCCGGCGCGGGCGACGATCTTCAGGTTCTTACCGGCTTCGAGCACCTCGGCGTCGACGGTGGTCGCGGAGCGCACGAGTAGTGCGTCGGCATCCGGGACCGCGGCGAGTAGCGCCGGGCGGTCGGGACCGTCGACCCAACGAACCTCGACTCCATCACCGAGCGCGTCGACGGTCGACTGGGCGAGCTTGTCGGCGATCAGGACAACGGGACGGCCTGCTTGGCTCACGATGGAGTACTCCT encodes:
- the serA gene encoding phosphoglycerate dehydrogenase, with the protein product MSQAGRPVVLIADKLAQSTVDALGDGVEVRWVDGPDRPALLAAVPDADALLVRSATTVDAEVLEAGKNLKIVARAGVGLDNVDVPAATERGVMVVNAPTSNIHTAAEHAVTLLLAAARQIPAADATLREHTWQRSKFNGVEIFGKTVGVIGLGRIGQLFAQRLAAFETKLIAYDPYTSPARAAQLGIELVTLDEVLERADFISIHLPKTPETKGMINAETIAKTKKGVIIVNAARGGLIDEQALADAITSGHVRAAGLDVFETEPCTDSPLFNLPQVVVTPHLGASTSEAQDRAGTDVAKSVQLALAGEFVPGAVNVTGGSVTDDVAPWLEIVRKQGALLGAIADELPVSLEVQVRGELAANDVAVLELSALRGVFSALIEDAVTFVNAPSLAKDRGLEASVTTHTESPTHRSLVDLRAVFGDGRTLNVAGTLTEPQQVQKIVNINGRNYDMRAEGLNLAVLNYEDKPGALGKIGTKLGEAGVDILAAQLSQDVDQEGATVVLRVNQDVAADVLSAIAESVGAAKVVLVDLA